One genomic region from Thermoleptolyngbya sichuanensis A183 encodes:
- the rplA gene encoding 50S ribosomal protein L1: MVKKVSKRLRELQAKVEDRPYAPLEALALLKETATAKFPESAEAHIRLGIDPKYTDQQLRTTVALPKGTGQVVRVAVIARGEKVTEATNAGADLAGSEELIDEIQKGMMDFDVLIATPDVMPQVAKLGRQLGPRGLMPSPKGGTVTFDLAQAIDEFKAGKLEFRADKSGIVHVMFGKASFSPDDLLINLKALQETIDRNRPSGAKGRYWRTMYVAATMGPSIEVDIAALRDMKASDAA; the protein is encoded by the coding sequence ATGGTGAAAAAGGTATCGAAGCGCTTGCGGGAACTGCAAGCCAAGGTTGAGGATCGCCCCTACGCCCCGCTAGAGGCGCTTGCCCTGCTCAAGGAAACCGCTACGGCGAAGTTCCCGGAATCTGCCGAAGCCCATATCCGCTTGGGGATCGATCCCAAGTACACGGATCAGCAGCTCCGAACCACGGTGGCACTGCCCAAGGGCACGGGTCAGGTCGTGCGGGTGGCAGTTATTGCTCGCGGCGAGAAGGTGACAGAAGCCACGAATGCAGGGGCAGATTTGGCGGGATCTGAGGAGCTAATCGACGAAATCCAGAAAGGCATGATGGATTTTGACGTGCTGATTGCCACGCCAGACGTGATGCCGCAGGTGGCAAAGCTGGGTCGTCAGCTTGGGCCTCGTGGTCTGATGCCCTCTCCCAAGGGCGGCACGGTGACCTTTGATCTGGCTCAAGCCATTGACGAATTTAAAGCGGGTAAGCTGGAGTTTCGGGCTGACAAGTCGGGCATTGTTCATGTGATGTTTGGCAAAGCCAGCTTTTCGCCCGACGACCTGCTGATCAACCTGAAGGCGCTGCAAGAAACCATCGACCGCAACCGTCCTTCGGGCGCGAAGGGTCGCTACTGGCGAACGATGTACGTCGCTGCCACGATGGGGCCTTCGATCGAAGTGGACATTGCGGCACTGCGCGACATGAAGGCGAGTGACGCAGCCTGA
- the rplJ gene encoding 50S ribosomal protein L10 — translation MGRTLEDKKEIVAELKESLSQSQMAVVIDYRGLTVAEITDLRRRLRPSGTECKVTKNTLMRIAVQGDATWEPMTALCKESSAFLLIKEDVGGAIKAYQEFQKVSKKTVLRGGVMEGRALTEDDVKAIGDLPSKEQLMGQIAGAINAVATKVAVGIKEVPSSLARVTQAIADKDKDAA, via the coding sequence ATGGGTAGAACACTAGAGGACAAAAAAGAGATTGTCGCAGAACTCAAAGAGAGTTTGAGCCAGTCTCAAATGGCCGTCGTGATTGACTACAGGGGGCTAACCGTTGCCGAAATTACCGATTTGCGGCGGCGGCTGCGTCCTTCGGGAACAGAGTGCAAAGTAACCAAGAACACGCTCATGCGGATTGCCGTGCAGGGCGACGCAACTTGGGAACCGATGACAGCTCTGTGCAAAGAGTCTTCGGCCTTTTTGCTAATCAAAGAAGACGTAGGCGGCGCGATCAAAGCCTATCAGGAGTTTCAGAAGGTCTCTAAAAAGACCGTGCTGCGCGGCGGCGTAATGGAAGGGCGTGCCCTGACCGAAGACGACGTGAAAGCCATCGGCGATCTGCCGTCGAAGGAACAACTGATGGGGCAAATTGCAGGCGCAATCAACGCGGTGGCGACCAAGGTGGCTGTGGGCATCAAGGAAGTGCCGTCTTCGCTGGCTCGCGTGACGCAGGCGATCGCCGACAAGGACAAAGATG